GGCGCGGGATCGTGGTGGCGAACGCGATGGGGAACACGGGAGGCGCGCCGGGCTCGCTCTGGGCGCCGGCGGACGCCGACAGCATCCTTTCCTGCGGCGCGGTCGACTCGAACAACATCATCGCGAGCTTCTCCTCGCGAGGGCCCACGTTCGACGGGCGCACCAAGCCCGAGGTCGTGGCTCAGGGGGTGTCGACGCCCTGGGCGGTGGCCGGCATGCCCTCGGTCGTGGGGTCGGCGAGCGGGACCTCCCTCTCGACCCCCCTCGTCGGCGGGGCCGCCGCGCTCGTGCGCGAAGCCCATCCCGAGTGGACGGCAGCGCAGGTGCGCCAGGCGCTGATGACCACCGCCGACAAGGCCGCGACGCCGGACAACAACTACGGCTGGGGCCGCGTCAACGTCGTGAAGGCGATCTACGGCTCGACCCTGGGCGGCATCGTGGCGCCCAAGCCGTTCAATCTGCTCGTCCCCATCAACAACGGGACCGTGAGCAAGCCTCCAAACGTCACGTTCCTGTGGCGAAAGGCCTTCGACCCGCAGGGAAGCGCGCTGACCTACAAGCTCCAGCTCCGCGGCACCGCTCCGGACTCCTCCATCTTCGAGGCCACGACGACCGACACGACGGTCGTCTACACGGGCTACCTCGGACCGAGCAAGGTCTACGAGTGGACGGTCACCGCGATCGATCCGGAATTGAACGAGCGGGTGAGCAAGGACCGTTTCCGGTTCACGACCACCTCGACGACGGACGTCGACATTCCGCCCCCGGCCCCGCCGCGGGTGACCCTCTTCCAGAATCGCCCCAACCCGCTCCGGTCGTCGACGCAGATCGACTTCACGATGGTGGGGCCGTCGGGGTCCGTCCCGGTCACGCTCCGGATCTTCGACCTGTCCGGCCGGCTGATCCGAACGCTCGTCAACTCGTACAGCGCGGTGCCGAACGGCTGGTCCGTCCCATGGGACGGGCTCGACGGAAATGGTCGCCGCTCCGCCTCCGGCATCTACTACTATCAGCTTACGGTGGGGCGGAATACGTACTCCAGAAGTCTTGTCCTGCTGCGCTGACCTGTTTCGCGGCGCCGCCCAGAGGGCGGCCCGAAGGGAGTTTCGATGTCCGGTCATTCCAAATGGGCGACCATCAAGCGGAAGAAGGGCGCCCTCGACGCCAAGCGCGGCAAGGTATTCACCAAGTGGATCAAGGAAATCACGGTCGCCGCGCGGAACGGCGGCGGGGACCCTGCCGGGAACCCACGGCTCCGCACGGCGATCCTCGGCGCCAAGGGCGTCAACATGCCCGCAGACAACATCGAGAGGGCGATCAAGAAGGGGACCGGGGAGCTCGAGGGGGTCAATTATGAAGAGGTGGCCTACGAGGGCTACGGTCCCGGCGGGATCGCGATCCTGATCGAGTCCTTGACCGACAACCGCAACCGGACGACCGGCGAGATCCGGCACATCCTGACCAAGAGCGGCGGCCGGATGGCGGATGCGGGCGCGGTGCACTGGATGTTTCATGCCAAAGGTGTACTCTCGGTGCCGCGCGGGGTCGTGGACGAGGAGACGCTCCTCGGGATCGTGCTCGATGCGGGAGCCGAGGACGTGGACACCGACGATCCAGAGTCCTATGAGATCACGACTCCACCCCAGCAGCTCGAGGCTGTGAAGGCCGCGCTCGCCGCGAAGGGCATTACCCCCCTCACGGCGGAGCTCGCGAAGGTGCCCCAGAGCTTCATCTCGCTCAGCGATAAGGATGCCGAACAGGCCTTGAAGCTCATGGAGGTGCTCGAGGATCATGACGACGTCCAACGGGTTTCGTCGAATCTCGACATCACTGCCGAGATCCTCGCCAAGATCCAGCAGTAGCGCGGCGTCGGTGCCCGCGCCCGCCGCCACGCGGGGCGCCCCCGGCACCTTGATCCTCGGCATCGATCCCGGCAGCCGCGTGACGGGCTACGGGTTCCTCCGCATGGATGGGAGCCGCGTTCTCTACGAGCGCTCGGGCGTGATCGCTCCGCGCGCGACACTTCCCTTCTCCGATCGGCTCATCGCGGTCTACGACGGTCTCGCCGCCCTCCTCGAGGAGGCTCGTCCGGACGAGGTCGCGGTCGAGAGCGCCTTCGTGCGGAAGAGCCCCCAGGCCGCGCTTCAGATCGGGCATGTGCGGGGCGTCATCCTCCTCGTCGCCAGGCAAAGCGGCGCCACAATCCACGAATACACGGCGACCGAGGTCAAGATGGCGGTCGTGCGCCAAGGCGCCGCCGCCAAGCAGCAGGTGGGGTTCATGGTGCGCCGGCTGTTAGCCGGGGTCGGCGCGATCCGCGAAGACGAAGCGGACGCGCTTGCGGTGGCGCTCTGCCACGCCAACCGCGGACCGTCTCGCCAGCACGGGATGGTGGCGGGCTCGTCGAGTCGGCGGCGGGTGGCCGCCGTCTGGAAAGGAATCCTCGCGCGATGATCGACTCGATTACCGGAGCGCTTGCCGCCAAGAACCCGACCTCGACGGTCGTTCGGGTCGGCGGGTTCAACATGCGGATCCTGATCTCGGTCTCCTGCTTCGAGACGCTCCCCGCGATCGGCAGGGAGATTACGCTCTTAACCTACCTCCACGTGCGGGAGGACGCGCTCCAGCTCTACGGATTCAGCGACGAGGTGGAACGGAACCTCTTCGAGAGGCTGATCTCCGTCTCGGGAATCGGGCCGCGGCTCGCGGTCGGGATCCTGAGCGGCGCCACCGCCTCGCGCGTGCGGGAGGCCATCGAGTCTGGGGACGCGGACTTCCTCGTCACGCTCCCCGGCGTGGGCAAGAAGCTCGCCTCGCGCCTCGTGGTGGAGCTGCGCGAGAAATTCACCCCCGCGGTGACCGTGACGACCCAGCCAGGAGCGGGAACGCCCGGCGCGCTCCAGGTCGGGATCGCGGGGGACGCAGCGGCGGCGCTGGTCTCGCTCGGCTTCACGCGGAGCGGGGCGGTCTCGGCTGTCCAGGAGGCGCTTCAGGATTTGGGCGCCAACGCGACCGTGGAGACCGTCATCCGGAAGGCGCTACAGCAGGGAGTTCGATAGGCGATGACGAAAGGCCCCGATAGGCGATGACGAAAAGCCCCAAGCCGAAGCCCTTGGCCCTGCCGGCGCCGATCGACCATGAGCGGATCACGGACCCCGGGCCGATCGGGGGCGAGCGGGACCTCGACCGGACGCTACGGCCGCAGCGCCTGGAGGAGTTCGTGGGGCAGGAGTCGCTCCGCGAGCAGCTCCGGATCGCGGTCGAGGCCGCCATGCAGCGCGGGGAGCCGCTCGACCACATCCTCCTGCACGGGCCGCCCGGGCTCGGCAAGACCACGCTCGCCTCGATCCTCGCGGCCGAGATGGAGGTGCCGATCGTCCAGACCTCCGGGCCCGTCCTCGAGCGCGCCGCCGATCTGGCCGGATTGCTCACGAACCTCGACCACCGAGCGGTCCTCTTCATCGACGAGATCCATCGCATGAATCCAGTCGTCGAGGAGTACCTCTATCCGGCGATCGAGGACTTCCGCCTCGACATCATGATCGACCGCGGCCCGAGCGCGCGGAGCGTTCGGATCGACTTGAAGCGGTTCACGTTGATCGGCGCGACGACCCGCACGGGGTTGTTGAGCGCGCCTTTGCGGGGCCGGTTCGGCCTGAGCGCGCGGCTCGACTACTACACGACCGGGGAGCTGACCCAGATCATCCGGCGGTCGGCGCAGATCTTGAAGGTGCCGATCGACGCGGCCGGCGCCCGGGAGTTGGCGGCGCGCTCGCGGGGCACGCCCCGCGTTGGGAACCGATTGTTGCGGCGCGTGCGCGATTACGCCGAGACGCGCGCGCAGGGGAAGATCACCGAGGAGGTCGCGCGGGCCGGGCTCAAATTGCTGGAGGTCGACGCGCGCGGGCTCGACGACATGGACCGCCGCATGCTCGAGGCGATCGTGGTGAAGTATGGCGGAGGTCCGGTCGGGCTTTCGACGATCGCGGTCGTCGTAGGCGAGGAGCCCGGGACGCTAGAGGACGTCTACGAGCCCTACCTGATCCAGGAAGGCTTCCTGAAGCGTACCGCACGCGGCCGCGAAGCCACCGATCTCGCCTTCACGCACCTCGGCTTGTCGCCGCCGGATCGGGGAGGCGCCGGTGGAGCGGGGTCCGCTCCCGGGAGCCCGAAGGAGCCCGAAGAAGGCTCGGAGCCGCCGCAGAAGACGCTGTTCTGAAAGTGGATTTCGTTGTGAAACAAATCGCCCCACCCGGTGCCAACCGAGTGGGGCGTCTTGCTTTTACGCAGTATTTCGGCGCAACGGCTTGCGCCCGGGTCGGGTCAGCTCGCCGTAACGTGAACATCCTTGGCAGCCGCTTGGATTAGCGCGGCCACGGCTTGCGGCTTCGAGACATAGATTGCGTGGCTGCCCTTCTCCTCGACAACAGTCGAGCCGGCCCTCATGGACATAGCCCGCTGGGCCGCGGGCGGGATCATCTTGTCCTCGGTAGACACCAAGTACCAGCTCGGCTTGGTTTTCCACGCCGCCTCGGTGATCGCTCCGCCGAGAGCCTCCACCCCCCACGGAACCTGCGAGTCGGCCATGAACGCGGCCTTCTCCTCGTCCACGTCCGCTGCGAAGGAGGCGCGGAACTTCGCCTTGTCGAGGAACAGATACCCATTCCGCGGCGCTTGGATGGGCGGCACAGGAGCACCGGGCGGCGGATTCTTGATCAGAGCATCCACGGACTCGCCCTTGTCCGGAGCGAAGGCGGCGATGTAAACGAGGCCGGCGACCCTCGGGTCGTTGCCGGCCTCGGTGATCACAACTCCACCGTAGGAGTGGCCGACCAGAATATCGGGGCCGTCCAACGTATCCAGGACGAGCTTGGTGGCCGCCACGTCGCCGGCAAGCGACACCGTCGGGTTCTGAACAATGGCGACATTGTAGCCGTCCTTCCTGAGGATATTGTATGTACCCTCCCAGCCCGAGCCGTCGACGAAGCCTCCGTGCACGAGCACGACGTTCAACCCTTTCGTTCCAGCCATGACGACCTCCCCTGAGTGCGAGCAACCAGACCCCCCGCCCCGCACCGCCACGCAATTCCGAGCTTGCCAACTGCGCTCGGCACGCTACGCCTTGGTCCCTGGATGGTCAAGTTCCTCCCCCCGAGCCGCGGAAGGCAGTTATGCTCGGCTTTCTTGAAAACCTCCGATTTCGATTACGAGCTTCCACCCGAGCTGATCGCGCAGCGGCCCGCCGCGAGCCGTGATGGCTCGCGGCTTCTCGTTTTGGACCGCGCGTCCGGCGCGATTCGGCACATGGCGTTCCGGGATCTGCCGGGGTTGCTGCTGGCGGGCGATCTTCTGGTGGTCAACGACACCCGCGTGATCCCGGCCCGGCTATTCGGCACCGCCCTCGCCGACCGCGAAATCGAGATACTCCTCCTCCGCGAGGAGCCGGCGGTCGCCCCCGAGCGAATCTGGTCGGCGCTGGCGCGGCCGGC
Above is a window of Candidatus Eisenbacteria bacterium DNA encoding:
- a CDS encoding alpha/beta hydrolase yields the protein MAGTKGLNVVLVHGGFVDGSGWEGTYNILRKDGYNVAIVQNPTVSLAGDVAATKLVLDTLDGPDILVGHSYGGVVITEAGNDPRVAGLVYIAAFAPDKGESVDALIKNPPPGAPVPPIQAPRNGYLFLDKAKFRASFAADVDEEKAAFMADSQVPWGVEALGGAITEAAWKTKPSWYLVSTEDKMIPPAAQRAMSMRAGSTVVEEKGSHAIYVSKPQAVAALIQAAAKDVHVTAS
- the ruvC gene encoding crossover junction endodeoxyribonuclease RuvC, yielding MTTSNGFRRISTSLPRSSPRSSSSAASVPAPAATRGAPGTLILGIDPGSRVTGYGFLRMDGSRVLYERSGVIAPRATLPFSDRLIAVYDGLAALLEEARPDEVAVESAFVRKSPQAALQIGHVRGVILLVARQSGATIHEYTATEVKMAVVRQGAAAKQQVGFMVRRLLAGVGAIREDEADALAVALCHANRGPSRQHGMVAGSSSRRRVAAVWKGILAR
- a CDS encoding YebC/PmpR family DNA-binding transcriptional regulator, producing the protein MSGHSKWATIKRKKGALDAKRGKVFTKWIKEITVAARNGGGDPAGNPRLRTAILGAKGVNMPADNIERAIKKGTGELEGVNYEEVAYEGYGPGGIAILIESLTDNRNRTTGEIRHILTKSGGRMADAGAVHWMFHAKGVLSVPRGVVDEETLLGIVLDAGAEDVDTDDPESYEITTPPQQLEAVKAALAAKGITPLTAELAKVPQSFISLSDKDAEQALKLMEVLEDHDDVQRVSSNLDITAEILAKIQQ
- the ruvB gene encoding Holliday junction branch migration DNA helicase RuvB, which encodes MTKSPKPKPLALPAPIDHERITDPGPIGGERDLDRTLRPQRLEEFVGQESLREQLRIAVEAAMQRGEPLDHILLHGPPGLGKTTLASILAAEMEVPIVQTSGPVLERAADLAGLLTNLDHRAVLFIDEIHRMNPVVEEYLYPAIEDFRLDIMIDRGPSARSVRIDLKRFTLIGATTRTGLLSAPLRGRFGLSARLDYYTTGELTQIIRRSAQILKVPIDAAGARELAARSRGTPRVGNRLLRRVRDYAETRAQGKITEEVARAGLKLLEVDARGLDDMDRRMLEAIVVKYGGGPVGLSTIAVVVGEEPGTLEDVYEPYLIQEGFLKRTARGREATDLAFTHLGLSPPDRGGAGGAGSAPGSPKEPEEGSEPPQKTLF
- the ruvA gene encoding Holliday junction branch migration protein RuvA encodes the protein MIDSITGALAAKNPTSTVVRVGGFNMRILISVSCFETLPAIGREITLLTYLHVREDALQLYGFSDEVERNLFERLISVSGIGPRLAVGILSGATASRVREAIESGDADFLVTLPGVGKKLASRLVVELREKFTPAVTVTTQPGAGTPGALQVGIAGDAAAALVSLGFTRSGAVSAVQEALQDLGANATVETVIRKALQQGVR